The DNA window ACTTTGGATCTTTGGATTTAGTTTCACTGAAATTCAGTGAGCATTACCTGATGCCAGCATATGAGGCAAAACCTGAAAGGCTGAATCACAATTTACTGCTGCGGGGTCCTGCCAAGCTTTGCCACTCTTTCAGAGGAGGGTTTCCCTGGGAAGCCAGTTTTTTCAGATAGTCACAAGGCTCCAGTTGGGGAATATCAGGATTCTGCCTGTGATATTTCTGCAACTTCTCTACCACTGTGGGCAACCCAACTGTGGAAGCATAGAACATGGGCCCACCCCTGTGCCTTGGCCATCCATACCCATGTAAATAGACCACATCAATGTGCTCTGGGGTAGCTGCCATCCCTTCTCCCAAGATGCGGAATGCTTCATTGATGAGTGAATATAAGCAGCGCTCGAGGATCTCATCCCGGCTAATGATACGTGGTTCAATGTGATAGGTTTCTCTGTACTGTGTCAGAAATTTGGAAAGCCAGGGATTAGGTTTGTGAATCCTACCCAATGGCTTATCATAAAGATACCAACCCTCACCTGTCTTCTGGCCAAATCGTCCTGATTCACAGAGCATATCAGGAATTGGGCAATATCTCCAGCTGCCTCGCTTTCGGGAAGGAGTTCCTGGAGGCAATGTAGGTCCAGTAAGACCTTGCCCTTTTCGGGATTTCCAACCTACATCCAACCCAGCAAGATCAGACACTCTAAAAGGTCCCATTTTGAAACCAAACTCTTCCAGCACCTGATCTATCTCCTCTGGTTTACAGCCTTCTTCCAATAAGAAATATGTCTGATTATAATAAGGCTTCAACATTCGATTCccaacaaatccaaaacaattgcCTACAACTActccaatttttttaatcttttttgataAATTCATAATAGTGGCAATGGTAGTGGGGGAAGAGTATTGGCTGGGAATAACCTCTAACAACTTCATGATGTGAGCTGGTGAGAAGAAGTGGGTGCCAATGACCAAGTGAGGACGATCACTGGAAGAAGCAATCTCATCAATGTCCAGGGCTGAAGTATTGGTGCACAAAAATGCTTCTGGCTTGCACACAGCTGACAGTTCAGCAAAGACTTCTTTCTTCAGGTTCATTTCCTCAAATACTGCTTCAATGACTAAATCTACACCACTAAGCTCTTTTATAGATGTAGTTAACCTGGGTTTTGGTCCTGACCAAGGGTGGCCACTCTGCTGCATTTTGGACACTTCCTTTTCTAAGATGGAGGTTATTATCCTGTTTGCAGTCTCTAGCTGCTTCTTGTCTGATTCTACAGCAATCACAGGGATTTTGGCCATTGCAAAAGATATGGCAATGCCTCGGCCCATTGTTCCCAAGCCTGCAGATaagagtgaaggagaaaaagaatgatTCAATGGTATTGGAAACTGAGAAATTACTCAGTGAGTGGAAGGCTTCTGTGGAAATGTGTCATTCAAAGATACAAATTCAAGGACTACAAATGGATTGAATACTAGTTAAGGGTAGGCACTGTATTAAGTGTTCCAGAAGGTATAACAGTAAGTAGgattcacacacaaacacacacacacacacacacacacacacacaattagaaataataaacaagttcagcaaggttgcaggatacaagagcaatatacaaaaatcaattttatttatatatactagcaatgaataatctgaatatgaaattaagaaaacaattccacttataatagcattaaaaagaataaaatacttcagaataaatttaaggaagaattgtaagacttgtacactaataacaaaagaacatttttgaaagaaattaaataaaacctaaataaatggaaagacatcccatgttcgtGGATCAAaagacttaacattgttaagatggcaatattaCCCAAATCACTCTGCAGATCCAGTGCAATCACTAGGAAAAATCCaacttttttttgcagaaattaacAAGCTGATCCTACAAGTCATATAGAAATACAAGAAAtccagaataaccaaaacaatatagaaaaaaaaaaaagaacaaactcttTCTAATTTCAAAACTTTTGACAAATCTACAGTgttcaagacagtgtgatactggaataaggatagacatatagatcaatgagaTAGAATTGAGAGTCCTGAAATAAACTCATACATTTATGGAAACtcaatttttgacaagggtgccaatataatccaatggggaaagaatagtctttttcaacaaaggtgctgggacaactgatatccatatgcaaaagaattttGTTGAActtctacctcacaccatatacaaaagtagatcAAAGTGGATcactcaaagtggatcaaagaccgaagtaagagctaaaactgtaaaactcttatgagtaaatcttcatgaccttggattaggcaatagtTTCTTAGAAATAACACCAAGAGCAtaagctataaaagaaaaaaaattgataaattggacattatcaaaattaaaaacttttgtgctttgaAGGACAcaataaagaaagtgaaaaaaaaaaccatagaataggggaaaatattttcaaatcatatatctgataaggtacttgtatcagaatatataaagaactcaaactCAACAATAGAAAGACAGCTCAATTTAAAATTAGGCAAAGGaatctgcagcaacatgaatggacctagagattctcatactgagtgaagtaagtcagacagatatcatatgatatcacttacatgtggaatctaagaaaagggtacaaatgaacgtatctacaaaacagaaagagttaCAGGTGTAgaatacaaacttatggttaccagggggtaagtggggggagggataaattgaaaGATTAGGATTGatataaacacactactatatataaaatagataactaataaggacctactgtatagcacagggagctctactcaatactctataatggtctatatgggaaaagaatctaaaaaagagtggatatatgtatatgtataagactcactttgctgtacacctgaaactaacacaacattgtaaatcaactatactccaataaaaattttttaaaaataaaataaaattaggcaaAGGATCaattaaacatttctccaaagaagatatacaaatggccaataagcgtATGAAGAGATGcctaacatcattagtcactatggaaatgcagatcaaaaccacaatgagctaccacttcatacccattaggatagctataatttaaaaagacagacaataacaagttctagtgaggatgtggagaaattgataCCCTGATTCACTGCTGGCAACTTGTAAAATGGTGCTGTTGCAGCAGAAAACAAgctggaagttcctcaaaatgttaaacgtGGAGTTACCacacgatccagcaattccactcctaggtaggtaggtaggtaggtataTACataacccaagagaaatgaagacatacatccacacaaaacttgtacatagatgttcatagcagcattattcaagatagccaaaaagaagaaacaagccaaatgtctatcaacatggataaacaaaaggtggtaTGTCTCtccagtggaatattactcagccgtaaaactAAATGGTACATCCTATAACATGGATGAGGCttaaaaaacattatgctaagttaaagaagtTGGATGCAAAAGTTTACttgttatatgattccatttatatgacatgtcCAGAATAGGAGcctccatagagacagaaagtagattagtagttgccaggagctgggaggatGGGCAATGAGGAATAACTGcaaatgggtacagagtttctttttaaagtgatggaaatgttccaaaaTTTTTTGTGGCAATGGCTACACAACTTTATGAATATCTAAAAACCACTTaagtgtactcttttttttttggtgacattgttactatgtattttaaaaatgttttaattgtggtaaaatatatataacataaaacttaacatcataaccatttctaagtgtacagttcaggggcattaagtacattcacagagttgtacaaccagcaccaccatccatctccagaatgcttttcatcttgcaaaactgaaactctgtactcattaaacagtaactccccattttgccctctccccagcccctggcaaccatcattctactttctatctttataattttgactactctaggtgcctcatataagtgaaatcaaatagtagttgtccttttgtgactagcttatttctcTTAGTAGAATAGCCTCCAGGTTTATTCATGTTGTAGCGTGTATCAGAATTTCCCaccttttaagactgaataacatccctttgaatatatatatgtaccacattttgtttattcattcatctgttaatggacatttgggttgcttccaccatTAGTccactattgtgaataattctaCTATGGACATGATTATACAAATACCCGTTTGAGTCCCTGCTTCAATTCTTTGtgatatacccagaagtggaattgctgaatcatatggtaattctatttttaatttttggagggaTTGCCATACTTTTTTTCAGCAGCTGCAGCATTTTATGTTGAATTGTActctttaaatgggtgaattttatgatatatgtttcacctcaataaaactgttattaaaaatatgaGTAGT is part of the Mesoplodon densirostris isolate mMesDen1 chromosome 5, mMesDen1 primary haplotype, whole genome shotgun sequence genome and encodes:
- the EHHADH gene encoding peroxisomal bifunctional enzyme isoform X2; amino-acid sequence: MASSLQAQVGFPEVTLGILPGARGTQLLPRLIGVPAALDLITSGRHISANEALKLGILDKIVNSDPVEEAIKFAQRVSDQSLESRRIYNKPIQSLSNMDTIFSEALLKMQKQHPGCLSQETSIRAVQAAVQYPYEVGIKKEEELYVYLQRSGQARALQYSFLAERTTNKWSTPSGASWKTALAQPISSVGILGLGTMGRGIAISFAMAKIPVIAVESDKKQLETANRIITSILEKEVSKMQQSGHPWSGPKPRLTTSIKELSGVDLVIEAVFEEMNLKKEVFAELSAVCKPEAFLCTNTSALDIDEIASSSDRPHLVIGTHFFSPAHIMKLLEVIPSQYSSPTTIATIMNLSKKIKKIGVVVGNCFGFVGNRMLKPYYNQTYFLLEEGCKPEEIDQVLEEFGFKMGPFRVSDLAGLDVGWKSRKGQGLTGPTLPPGTPSRKRGSWRYCPIPDMLCESGRFGQKTGEGWYLYDKPLGRIHKPNPWLSKFLTQYRETYHIEPRIISRDEILERCLYSLINEAFRILGEGMAATPEHIDVVYLHGYGWPRHRGGPMFYASTVGLPTVVEKLQKYHRQNPDIPQLEPCDYLKKLASQGNPPLKEWQSLAGPRSSKL
- the EHHADH gene encoding peroxisomal bifunctional enzyme isoform X1 produces the protein MAEFTRLQNCLALIRLRNPPVNALSATVLRGIKEGLQKALTDHTVKAIVICGADGIFSAGADIRGFSADRTFDLTLGSVVDEVQRNKKPVVAAIQRVALGGGLELALGCHYRIAHAEAQVGFPEVTLGILPGARGTQLLPRLIGVPAALDLITSGRHISANEALKLGILDKIVNSDPVEEAIKFAQRVSDQSLESRRIYNKPIQSLSNMDTIFSEALLKMQKQHPGCLSQETSIRAVQAAVQYPYEVGIKKEEELYVYLQRSGQARALQYSFLAERTTNKWSTPSGASWKTALAQPISSVGILGLGTMGRGIAISFAMAKIPVIAVESDKKQLETANRIITSILEKEVSKMQQSGHPWSGPKPRLTTSIKELSGVDLVIEAVFEEMNLKKEVFAELSAVCKPEAFLCTNTSALDIDEIASSSDRPHLVIGTHFFSPAHIMKLLEVIPSQYSSPTTIATIMNLSKKIKKIGVVVGNCFGFVGNRMLKPYYNQTYFLLEEGCKPEEIDQVLEEFGFKMGPFRVSDLAGLDVGWKSRKGQGLTGPTLPPGTPSRKRGSWRYCPIPDMLCESGRFGQKTGEGWYLYDKPLGRIHKPNPWLSKFLTQYRETYHIEPRIISRDEILERCLYSLINEAFRILGEGMAATPEHIDVVYLHGYGWPRHRGGPMFYASTVGLPTVVEKLQKYHRQNPDIPQLEPCDYLKKLASQGNPPLKEWQSLAGPRSSKL